One genomic segment of Primulina tabacum isolate GXHZ01 chromosome 9, ASM2559414v2, whole genome shotgun sequence includes these proteins:
- the LOC142556292 gene encoding cytochrome P450 83B1-like — protein MDNTMSILLLVLAFSIIFLFNLFKPKNSKKTARLPPGPKGLPIIGNLHEFDPMHPHLYLYGLAKKYGPLMWMKFGCRSAIVISSARVAKLALKNNDLALAGRPGLIGFYKFSYNGKDITFSEYNETWREMRKLSLIHLFSIKQVVSFSPIRRDEVSRMIKDMIKKSDSSEVINLSQATFYLTNRIVCRAGLGKKYDEMGKRKFDEILKETQELCVVFFFGDYFPSLGWIDKLTGLNSRLERNFRDLDDLYQELIDDHLNPNRPESMSGDILDLMIKLKQEEAASVPIEWDNIKGILMNVFIAGTETSAALIVWAMAALIKKPQSMKKAQEEIRNMVGNKGSVDEDDIQNLPYLKAIIKETLRLFPPTPLSVPRETIQDCTIDGYDIPAKTMVYVNVHAIGLDPEYWENPTEFMPERFLNSTIDYKGHDFGLLPFGSGRRGCPGMNLGIATVEIGLANLLYSFDWELPRGMKKEDVDMEVAPGVTSHKKNELCLLGKRYEYN, from the exons ATGGATAATACCATGTCTATTCTTCTCCTAGTACTTGCTTTCTCTATAATTTTCCTTTTCAATCTCTTTAAACCGAAAAACTCTAAGAAAACTGCTCGCCTCCCACCAGGTCCAAAAGGGCTCCCGATCATCGGGAATCTGCATGAATTCGATCCCATGCATCCCCACCTCTACCTCTACGGACTCGCTAAAAAGTATGGCCCCCTCATGTGGATGAAATTCGGTTGTCGGTCCGCGATTGTAATTTCTTCTGCAAGAGTGGCCAAACTAGCCTTGAAGAATAATGATCTAGCGCTCGCAGGCAGACCGGGACTTATTGGCTTctataaattttcttataatggcAAGGATATTACATTCTCTGAGTACAATGAAACTTGGAGGGAAATGAGGAAACTGAGCCTAATCCATCTGTTCAGTATTAAACAGGTGGTCTCATTTAGTCCCATTCGAAGAGATGAAGTTTCTCGCATGATCAAAGATATGATCAAGAAATCTGATTCGTCCGAGGTGATTAACCTGAGCCAGGCTACGTTCTACTTGACTAATAGGATCGTATGCCGAGCTGGATTGGGGAAAAAGTACGATGAAATGGGTAAAAGAAAGTTCGACGAGATCTTAAAAGAAACTCAAGAATTATGTGTAGTTTTCTTCTTTGGTGATTATTTCCCATCATTGGGTTGGATTGATAAATTAACTGGGTTGAACTCTAGACTGGAGAGGAACTTTAGGGATTTGGATGATCTTTATCAAGAACTTATAGATGATCATCTCAACCCGAATCGGCCTGAATCAATGAGTGGAGACATTCTTGATTTGATGATCAAGTTGAAACAAGAAGAAGCCGCTTCAGTTCCGATTGAATGGGATAATATCAAGGGAATTCTCATG AACGTATTCATCGCTGGAACAGAAACAAGTGCAGCATTGATAGTTTGGGCTATGGCGGCTCTCATCAAGAAACCCCAATCGATGAAGAAGGCACAAGAAGAGATCCGGAACATGGTCGGAAACAAAGGTAGCGTAGATGAAGATGATATCCAAAATCTTCCTTATCTGAAAGCAATCATCAAAGAAACACTGAGATTGTTTCCTCCAACCCCGCTCTCAGTTCCAAGAGAAACTATACAAGATTGCACCATAGATGGGTACGACATCCCAGCAAAAACCATGGTATACGTGAACGTCCATGCTATCGGTTTAGATCCCGAATATTGGGAAAACCCAACCGAATTTATGCCTGAACGATTTTTGAATAGCACCATAGACTACAAGGGGCATGATTTCGGGTTGCTCCCGTTTGGATCCGGCAGAAGAGGATGCCCTGGAATGAATCTTGGTATCGCGACCGTGGAGATTGGACTTGCCAATCTTCTCTACTCTTTCGACTGGGAGCTGCCccgtggaatgaagaaagaagaCGTTGACATGGAAGTGGCTCCTGGAGTTACAAGTCACAAGAAAAACGAGCTTTGCCTTTTGGGCAAACGATATGAATATAATTAG
- the LOC142556293 gene encoding uncharacterized protein LOC142556293 produces MAPLLKPFQLLEINIISAQDLEPVSKKMRTYATAWMNQSRKLTTCVDAEGKNNPTWNDKFVFRVDEDFLGRDTSAVMIQIYSVNWFRDVLVGTVRVLVGNLIPPPVRSHGHRSHMGMRFVALQVRRPSGRPQGILNIGVALLDSSMRSMPLYTQLSASAVGFRDLMEDPPTLQQLNQKNENPCIVRPILRRTRSERSERVTTDDFSPPNSSLVVVTDKSGAKESSILSITEPVDPFKGMVFKKGKASSVISGAELREKPKENGRKGKKGSSVLSDSILSKESSYFYKMEKGEFKITVDPNIQGGNKKAVDENPKNKVIDEKSVTKNKVAKNGISPKDKVQEGKKGQPISKYNGYNEYVSPKGLMPHGNKYGVGAQIKKGRSLWSDSEVGPSPSEVAAVMMAKKKYPLSDNQSSVLDGWSLDESVEGLRSKLERWRTDVPPLYDRSGYSSSSYKSSSKHPRRHSHDGGSGLFSCFGNICGYECQCVCGKPPGKRTRSTRFHSPSLGTSGPSFL; encoded by the exons ATGGCGCCGCTCTTGAAGCCTTTCCAACTATTGGAGATAAATATTATCTCCGCGCAAGATTTGGAGCCCGTGTCCAAGAAAATGCGCACGTACGCCACGGCCTGGATGAACCAGAGCCGGAAGCTTACGACATGCGTGGATGCTGAGGGCAAGAATAACCCCACATGGAATGATAAATTTGTTTTCAGGGTGGATGAGGATTTTCTCGGGCGAGATACGTCCGCCGTCATGATTCAAATCTATTCCGTGAACTGGTTCCGGGACGTTCTGGTTGGGACTGTTCGCGTACTGGTTGGAAACCTTATTCCACCACCTGTCCGGTCGCACGGCCACCGCAGCCATATGGGAATGCGGTTTGTAGCCCTTCAG GTACGTCGTCCATCAGGACGTCCACAGGGAATACTAAACATCGGTGTGGCCTTACTAGACAGCTCCATGCGTAGCATGCCACTCTACACGcaactcagtgcatcagctgtcGGATTTCGCGACCTAATGGAGGATCCACCCACTCTTCAACAACTAAACCAAAAGAACGAAAATCCCTGCATTGTGAGGCCTATCTTGCGAAGAACAAGAAGTGAACGTAGCGAACGAGTGACAACGGACGATTTCTCCCCGCCAAACAGCTCACTCGTTGTCGTGACAGACAAAAGTGGAGCTAAAGAAAGTTCTATACTGAGCATCACAGAGCCTGTGGATCCATTTAAAGGAATGGTGTTCAAGAAAGGGAAAGCAAGTTCAGTTATTAGTGGGGCGGAGCTTAGAGAGAAGCCTAAAGAAAATGGTAGAAAAGGGAAAAAGGGAAGTTCGGTCTTGAGTGATTCAATTTTGAGCAAAGAATCTTCCTACTTCTATAAGATGGAAAAGGGTGAATTTAAAATTACCGTTGACCCCAACATTCAGGGGGGAAATAAAAAGGCTGTTGATGAAAACCCTAAAAACAAGGTTATAGATGAGAAATCTGTGACCAAAAATAAAGTGGCCAAAAATGGCATTTCACCTAAAGACAAGGTCCAAGAAGGCAAGAAAGGGCAGCCCATCTCAAAATACAATGGTTACAACGAGTATGTTTCACCAAAGGGGTTGATGCCACATGGTAATAAGTACGGGGTGGGTGCACAGATAAAGAAGGGCCGTTCTCTTTGGTCGGACTCCGAGGTGGGCCCTTCTCCTTCTGAGGTGGCAGCAGTGATGATGGCCAAAAAGAAGTATCCTTTATCGGATAATCAGAGCTCCGTGTTGGATGGGTGGAGCTTGGATGAAAGTGTCGAAGGGCTTAGGTCAAAGCTCGAGAGGTGGCGAACAGATGTGCCACCATTGTATGATCGTAGCGGATACTCATCGAGCAGCTACAAGTCATCATCTAAGCATCCACGGAGGCACTCTCATGATGGAGGAAGTGGTTTGTTTTCATGCTTCGGAAACATATGTGGGTATGAGTGTCAATGTGTTTGTGGTAAGCCACCAGGAAAAAGGACCCGTAGCACAAGGTTTCATAGCCCATCACTTGGCACCTCGGGGCCATCTTTCCTTTGA